The following coding sequences are from one Cercospora beticola chromosome 4, complete sequence window:
- a CDS encoding uncharacterized protein (BUSCO:EOG09264O9F): protein MSLPPWKTDLIEKALKADILKFGSFTLKSGRTSPYFINCGLFSKFGLSRAFNGAYARTIHEYATSNPSFDFDIIFGPAYKGIPIAGITGNELSHLDSEKWDGKGYAFNRKEAKDHGEGGTIVGESLKGKRVIIIDDVITAGTAIREAIEIIEKQGGTLVGIVVAVDRQEKTPSAAEKEGREDDGGSRQSAIGEVRRETGVPVLAVLTLEDIIVGAEKLGRGEEVGRMEEYRRRYGATD from the coding sequence ATGTCTCTCCCACCCTGGAAAACCGACCTGATCGAAAAGGCTCTCAAAGCCGATATCCTCAAATTCGGCTCTTTCACACTCAAATCCGGCCGCACATCACCCTACTTCATCAACTGCGGTCTCTTCTCCAAATTCGGCCTCAGTCGAGCCTTCAACGGCGCCTACGCCCGTACAATCCACGAATACGCCACTTCAAACCCCTCTTTCGATTTCGATATAATTTTCGGTCCAGCGTATAAAGGTATTCCGATCGCAGGAATCACAGGGAATGAATTGAGTCATTTAGATTCCGAGAAATGGGATGGAAAGGGGTATGCTTTCAATCGGAAAGAAGCGAAAGATCATGGAGAAGGTGGGACGATTGTGGGGGAGAGTTTGAAAGGGAAGAGGGTTATAATTATTGATGATGTTATTACGGCGGGCACGGCGATTCGAGAGGCGATTGAGATTATTGAGAAGCAAGGGGGGACGCTGGTGGGGATTGTGGTTGCGGTTGATCGGCAGGAGAAGACGCCTAGTGCTGCGGAGAAGGAGGGGAGGGAGGATGATGGGGGGAGTAGACAGAGTGCTATTGGGGAGGTTAGGAGGGAGACGGGGGTGCCTGTGCTGGCGGTGTTGACGTTGGAGGATATTATTGTTGGGGCGGAGAAGTTGGGGAGGGGTGAGGAGGTGGGGAGGATGGAGGAGTATAGGAGGAGGTATGGGGCGACGGATTGA
- a CDS encoding uncharacterized protein (MEROPS:MER0002281), with protein sequence MSLFGFAIRSCRITAPSFCTRSFLFAPPSMVRAVPHLGFQTMSAKPAPESVAKEAAKAIHAPRDPNTLSNYSAWRTKHTTADFNVDFDNKRLTGTVHLTLEKLADEKQIILDTSYLDIQGVDVEGDQVRWKLNKDRIEPYGSPLTITLEDKHNKTTGSEIKLSIGVNTTKDCTALQWLTPAQTSNKKHPYMFSQCQAIHARSLIPCQDTPDVKSTYTFNIRSPLPVLASGLPTGVKDYVPGKDGKSGTLLYTFHQQIPMPSYLFALASGDLASASIGPRSQVWTGPEELTAAQWEFEADTEKYIEIAEKIVYPYAWTAYNILVLPPSFPYGGMENPIWTYATPTIVSGDRQNVDVIAHELSHSWSGNLVSNASWEHFWLNEGWTTYLERRIQADYHGGDQHRDFSAIIGWKALSDSIEQFGEDHEFTKLVIDLKGKDPDDAFSSIPYEKGFTFLYTLEKLIGKEKWDKFIPHYFTTYKQRSVDSYEFKATLLDFFASDAEASKKLEDLDWDTWFYKPGYPPKPDFDTTLADQALALASKWEALNTGSSSSFKPAKSDIADFSSLQSVVFLEKVQTFDKSLSPALVEEMGQAYQFSTSKNVEVVSRYLVVGLQAHAKSVFEPTAKLLGEVGRMKFVRPLYKQLIKNDLDLAKKTFEKNRDFYHPICRGMVEKLFEKET encoded by the exons ATGAGTTTGTTCGGATTTGCCATTCGTTCCTGCAGGATCACTGCACCGAGCTTCTGCACCCGCAGCTTTCTGTTTGCTCCTCCATCAATGGTTCGAGCAGTGCCTCATCTGGGCTTCCAAACCATGTCTGCCAAACCAGCCCCCGAATCCGTGGCCAAGGAGGCCGCAAAGGCCATTCACGCACCGCGAGACCCCAATACACTCTCCAACTACAGTGCTTGGCGGACGAAGCATACGACCGCAGATTTCAATGTTGACTTCGACAACAAGCGTCTGACAGGGACTGTGCATCTGACACTCGAGAAGCTTGCCGACGAGAAGCAGATCATCCTTGACACCAG CTACCTCGACATTCAAGGCGTAGATGTCGAAGGCGATCAAGTGCGATGGAAGCTCAACAAGGACCGGATTGAGCCTTATGGAAGCCCTCTAACAATCACCCTGGAAGACAAACACAACAAGACGACAGGATCCGAGATCAAGCTTTCCATCGGCGTCAACACAACCAAGGACTGCACAGCTCTACAGTGGCTCACTCCGGCTCAAACCAGCAACAAGAAGCACCCCTATATGTTCAGTCAGTGCCAAGCAATTCACGCACGGTCCCTGATACCATGCCAGGACACGCCAGATGTTAAGTCGACGTACACTTTCAATATTCGTTCCCCTCTGCCCGTGCTAGCGTCCGGCCTACCGACTGGCGTAAAGGATTATGTGCCAGGCAAGGACGGCAAGTCGGGTACACTTCTTTACACTTTTCATCAACAGATTCCGATGCCATCTTACCTCTTTGCCTTGGCCAGTGGTGACctggcttctgcttcgatTGGACCACGTTCGCAGGTGTGGACTGGGCCCGAGGAGCTGACCGCGGCACAGTGGGAGTTCGAAGCCGACACCGAGAAGTACATCGAAATTGCGGAGAAAATCGTTTACCCCTATGCATGGACAGCATACAACATCCTGGTGTTGCCTCCTTCATTCCCCTATGGCGGAATGGAGAATCCAATATGGACGTATGCAACACCCACAATCGTATCTGGAGACAGGCAAAATGTGGATGTCATCGCTCACGAGTTGAGTCACTCCTGGTCCGGAAATCTGGTTTCGAACGCCTCTTGGGAGCACTTTTGGCTTAACGAGGGTTGGACAACCTATCTCGAGCGTCGTATTCAAGCTGACTATCACGGCGGCGACCAGCACCGAGACTTCTCTGCCATTATTGGTTGGAAGGCTTTGAGTGATAGTATTGAGCAATTTGGCGAGGACCATGAGTTCACGAAACTTGTGATCGACCTCAAGGGCAAAGATCCGGATGATGCATTCTCCAGCATCCCGTACGAAAAGGGATTCACATTTCTCTACACCCTCGAGAAGCTCATTGGCAAGGAGAAATGGGACAAATTTATCCCACACTACTTCACAACATACAAGCAGCGCTCAGTCGACAGCTACGAATTCAAGGCTACTCTGCTTGACTTCTTTGCGTCCGACGCAGAAGCCTCCAAGAAACTTGAAGATCTCGATTGGGACACATGGTTCTACAAACCAGGGTATCCGCCCAAGCCCGACTTCGACACAACTCTGGCAGATCAAGCTCTTGCTCTGGCCTCCAAATGGGAAGCACTCAACACTGGTTCTTCATCAAGTTTCAAGCCCGCCAAGTCCGACATCGCCGATTTCTCTTCACTTCAGAGTGTCGTGTTCCTCGAGAAAGTGCAAACATTCGACAAATCACTCTCTCCGGCTCTCGTTGAAGAGATGGGCCAAGCTTACCAATTCAGTACCAGCAAGAATGTTGAAGTTGTATCGAGATATCTCGTTGTGGGACTGCAAGCCCACGCGAAGAGTGTATTTGAGCCTACTGCGAAACTGCTGGGTGAGGTCGGAAGAATGAAGTTTGTGAGACCATTGTACAAGCAGTTGATCAAGAACGATTTGGacttggcgaagaagacgttTGAGAAGAACAGGGATTTTTATCATCCGATCTGTAGGGGTATGGTGGAGAAGTTGTTTGAGAAGGAGACGTGA